The Solibacillus sp. FSL R7-0668 genome includes the window TTCCATCATCGCAAAGCCTGTTTCGACAAATTCCTCAATTGTGCCCCAGTTATGAGAAATATGGAGCACATCTAAATAAGGTGCGATTTCAAGATAACGTTCTCCGTCAATTGTTAAATTTGAGTTCATTTGCGTACGGACGCCGCGATCATGTGCGTATTTTAATAGGGGCAATACATATTCACGTACAGATTTGCGGCTCATCATTGGTTCTCCACCAGTAATAGAAATTGTTGATAAATTGGGGATTTCATCTAACCGTTGTAAAATTAATTCGATTGGTAATGCCTCTGGGTCTTTTGTTTGTAATGTATAACCGACAGCGCAGTGAGCACAACGCATATTACATAATGTAGTCGTTGTAAATTCAATATTAGTTAATGTTAAGCCCCCATGTTTTTCGACATCTAAGTAAGCTTCCCATGGATCGAAACTTGGCGTGATTTCTTTTAACATCGTCATTTTAATCAATTACTTCCTTTCTAACGATTTATTGTCTCATAAAATACGATGAAAGCAAATGTCTATCGCCTATTTTAATAGAAATTTCATTGGTGTGCACAGAGGAATGCGCATATCAAATCGCAAATTAAAAAGCCTACAAAGATTCGTAGGCTTTAACTCTTAATCCATTAAATCCGATTAATTTAGCTCATCAAGTGTATGGGTAATGTGACTATTATTTTCGCTGTAAAAAATATTGCCAAGAGAATTTTCAATGGTCGTATGCACTAAGTCTATTTTCGAATGGTTTACCGCTTGTACATTAAAATGATATTTATCATTTTGAATAATGCAATGCTGGGCATGGAGTGTCGAGTTGTTTTGTACATAAATATCGGATTCATGCCCCTCTGTTAGCTGTGTGGCAGAAAGCTCGACAGCAGAATCTAAATCAATCCAAATCTGAGGGTACAGATGATTGGAAATAAAGGAATCTTGAATAAAGGCCTCGGCATGGTTTTCGATAATAAAGCCGTTCTTTTCGCCATGCAATAATTCACTGTTTTTGAATATGACGGAGCTATCATTGACGATAATTTGTGGTAGTTTATGGGTCGTTATCTGACTTTCGGTTATATGCATCGTGGCATTCTTCATTACTTTAATGCCGTTACTATCACCACCACTAATGCGTGATTTCACAATAGATGCCTTCGTTTGTCCGACAATTTCCACTTGGACACCCGTACCATCTTTAATCGTAGTCTCTGAAATATCCAATTCACAGCTATCCACCATAAAAATCCCTTTGCCTCCGAATAATTCGCTCTGTGTAATCGACACATTGGCATGGTCCTTACCCGCAATATGGGGCATTTCATTATTGTCGAACTTGCAGCCTTCAATTGTCGTAGTCGCACCGTTGACCGTTAATATGCCATTTCCTTTATTTTGCTGAATGACAGAATCCAAAACAAACATCTCCGCATTGATGACGGTTATGGCAGTATTTTCCTGATTCCTAATCGTGCTCGTCACGACGGAGCAGGAAGAATTTTTCTCTACAAAAATCCCGACCTGCTTGCCTTCTTTAATGGTTATGTCTTTCAGTGTACAGATCGACTGCTCGGATATAAATAATTGCGGTAATGCATTAGCCGCGAATATTGACTCATTAAAGTTAGCAATCGATTTATCTTTTAATTGTACGCCGACGCCTTGACAGCTGTATATTTGGCAATCGGTCATATTGAGCAGCGACTCCAAGGTGAGCTGTACATTTGCAATTTTATGAAAGGCAAAGGATGTATTCGTTATCGTTGCTTCTGAACATTCACGCAGCATGATACCCGATTCATTGCCATATTCAATTCGACTGTTTAGTAAATGAAGCTGACTACTCTGGATCCATAGCTGCGGTAATGCATGATGCTGAATGACGGTATTTTGTATTCGAATTTTTGATTGCTCTGCTGCATATATACCATTACCTTCACCATGCTCAAGTCCACATCCCTGCATATGAAGAGTAGAGGAAGCTTGAATAATCAGTTGTGTGCCTGTATGATGATGCATTTTGACATGATTTAATGTTGCGATGGATGTATTTTTTAACCAAAGGGCATGCTCGGCTTTTAAGAGCTCGCAGTTCGTTAATTCAATTGAAGATTGATCCATGAGTATATGTGTCTTTTCGTTGCTTTCGAAATAGCAATTGCTCATGGTTGCCGAACTTTTATTTAGCAATGCGACTGCTACATCCTTCGCCCCGATAAATTTGCATTTTTCTGCATGTGCTTTCCCACCGTTTAATGATAATAATACAGTGGACATAGAGCCATTTAGCACGCAATTGGTGAGTGTAATGGTACCTTCGACGTAGATTTGTGTCGTCGGGTGAAGGGTAATATTTTCTAAAGTTAAATGTGTAGCTTTAGGAACAATGACAATCCCTTCTATGACAACATGCTCTGCAACCTTT containing:
- a CDS encoding right-handed parallel beta-helix repeat-containing protein; translation: MAIIKVSTSVFSLIKTVERAVQKANYGDEILVAAGKYRESISIQQDVMITAKVAEHVVIEGIVIVPKATHLTLENITLHPTTQIYVEGTITLTNCVLNGSMSTVLLSLNGGKAHAEKCKFIGAKDVAVALLNKSSATMSNCYFESNEKTHILMDQSSIELTNCELLKAEHALWLKNTSIATLNHVKMHHHTGTQLIIQASSTLHMQGCGLEHGEGNGIYAAEQSKIRIQNTVIQHHALPQLWIQSSQLHLLNSRIEYGNESGIMLRECSEATITNTSFAFHKIANVQLTLESLLNMTDCQIYSCQGVGVQLKDKSIANFNESIFAANALPQLFISEQSICTLKDITIKEGKQVGIFVEKNSSCSVVTSTIRNQENTAITVINAEMFVLDSVIQQNKGNGILTVNGATTTIEGCKFDNNEMPHIAGKDHANVSITQSELFGGKGIFMVDSCELDISETTIKDGTGVQVEIVGQTKASIVKSRISGGDSNGIKVMKNATMHITESQITTHKLPQIIVNDSSVIFKNSELLHGEKNGFIIENHAEAFIQDSFISNHLYPQIWIDLDSAVELSATQLTEGHESDIYVQNNSTLHAQHCIIQNDKYHFNVQAVNHSKIDLVHTTIENSLGNIFYSENNSHITHTLDELN